The following are encoded in a window of Impatiens glandulifera chromosome 5, dImpGla2.1, whole genome shotgun sequence genomic DNA:
- the LOC124937809 gene encoding uncharacterized protein LOC124937809: MRIHPTPKNTNIMLSYDIVSGLSDASLLDRRQKKLRRLPHIFAKVLELPFNSDTDVFVEETSDSFRFVVGGADNTDVGDDITAHLIEIYHGVTKLVITDHNRTFDISEKAAAAIGGLMELDMWRFRLPPSTRPELATADYSNGELVVIVPKDSGSNNNIGEEQVWAEGGTGRLVLAQ; this comes from the coding sequence ATGAGAATTCATCCAACACCCAAGAACACAAACATCATGCTATCCTACGACATCGTTTCCGGTCTATCAGATGCCAGTTTACTCGACCGCCGTCAAAAGAAGCTCCGTAGACTCCCTCACATATTCGCCAAAGTTCTAGAACTTCCTTTCAACTCCGACACCGACGTCTTCGTAGAAGAAACTTCCGATTCCTTCCGTTTCGTGGTCGGCGGCGCCGACAACACCGATGTCGGCGACGACATCACGGCCCATCTAATTGAGATCTATCATGGAGTCACCAAGTTAGTGATTACTGATCATAATCGTACTTTTGATATATCGGAAAAAGCGGCGGCGGCGATCGGAGGATTAATGGAACTCGACATGTGGCGATTCCGGCTGCCGCCGTCAACTAGGCCGGAGCTGGCGACGGCGGATTACAGTAATGGAGAACTGGTTGTGATAGTTCCTAAAGATTCCGGTTCGAATAATAATATTGGAGAAGAACAAGTCTGGGCTGAAGGTGGAACCGGCCGGCTTGTTCTTGcacagtaa
- the LOC124940595 gene encoding non-specific lipid transfer protein GPI-anchored 5-like, which produces MAFKKELKTNTLLFIIIATSSILKNVSAQSSSGCTSALLNLSPCLNYVMGNITTPSSPCCTQLANIVQSQPSCLCLLFNNNIGITINQTLALQLPGACNVQTPAISQCNAVANAPIASSSSPLGSTVPSPTESPQIETPQTPSSTTIAPSTSSGAGSKTVPSTTNVSSSDGNVVSVSIPIVALVFVASAVSTLVKF; this is translated from the exons ATGGCTTTCAAGAAAGAACTCAAAACAAACACCCTATTATTCATCATCATAGCCACCTCCTCCATCTTGAAAAATGTCTCAGCTCAGTCCTCCTCAGGCTGCACTTCAGCTCTCTTAAACCTATCCCCTTGCCTTAACTATGTAATGGGTAACATTACAACACCTTCATCTCCTTGTTGCACTCAGCTTGCAAACATAGTTCAATCACAACCAAGTTGTCTATGTTTATTGTTCAACAACAATATTGGCATCACCATCAATCAAACTCTTGCTCTTCAACTCCCCGGCGCTTGTAATGTCCAAACTCCAGCCATTAGTCAGTGTAATG CTGTGGCAAATGCTCCAATTGCTTCTTCATCCTCACCATTAGGTTCTACGGTGCCTTCACCAACAGAGTCACCCCAAATTGAGACTCCACAAACCCCTTCatcaacaacaattgctccctCAACATCTTCGG GGGCAGGGTCTAAAACAGTTCCCAGTACTACTAATGTATCGTCGTCGGATGGAAACGTTGTTAGTGTATCCATTCCAATTGTGGCTCTCGTCTTTGTGGCATCAGCGGTTTCGACACTCGTCAAATTCTAA